The following proteins are encoded in a genomic region of Dyadobacter sp. UC 10:
- a CDS encoding HesA/MoeB/ThiF family protein: MSKLESGERKQYSRQILLPEFGFSAQEKLKDAKVLVIGAGGLGCPVLQYITAAGIGSIGIIDHDMVEVTNLHRQILYAQADVGKSKAITAAGKLTALNGFVKFTTYPVKLTGENAPEIISDYDLVVDGSDNFETRYLVNDVCVAFGKPWIFGSILRFEGQVSVFNYENGPTYRCLFPDAEEGDNCAEAGVIGILPGIIGTYMANEVIKIASGVGGILSGELLVINALTNSNSIFKFNRTAPRSPLYSKKPQIKEESAEIRELSFEEFEKATGADPGHFHLVDVREDYEYEADNFGGVNIPLSEIPEMIPSFSSTQKVVFYCQSGKRSRQAAKLLAKSGFSGEAYWAHSW, encoded by the coding sequence ATGTCAAAACTTGAATCAGGCGAACGCAAACAATATAGCCGGCAAATTCTGCTGCCGGAATTCGGCTTCTCCGCGCAGGAAAAACTGAAAGATGCAAAGGTTTTGGTCATCGGCGCCGGCGGACTGGGCTGCCCGGTACTTCAATATATTACCGCAGCTGGTATCGGGTCAATTGGTATTATCGATCACGATATGGTAGAAGTTACCAACCTGCACCGTCAGATCCTGTACGCGCAGGCGGATGTGGGCAAAAGCAAAGCAATTACCGCTGCCGGGAAGCTAACCGCACTGAATGGATTTGTTAAATTCACAACTTACCCTGTCAAGCTTACCGGAGAAAACGCGCCGGAAATCATTTCAGACTACGATCTGGTTGTTGACGGCTCCGACAATTTCGAGACCCGCTACCTGGTCAATGACGTTTGTGTAGCCTTCGGAAAGCCCTGGATATTTGGCTCCATTTTACGTTTCGAGGGTCAGGTTTCCGTCTTTAATTATGAAAACGGCCCTACCTACCGCTGTCTTTTCCCCGACGCAGAAGAAGGTGACAATTGCGCCGAAGCCGGTGTAATCGGCATTCTGCCCGGTATTATTGGAACTTATATGGCCAATGAAGTGATCAAAATTGCATCCGGAGTGGGCGGTATTTTGTCTGGTGAATTATTGGTAATCAATGCATTGACAAATTCCAATTCGATTTTCAAATTCAACAGAACGGCTCCGCGTTCTCCTTTATATTCGAAAAAACCGCAGATAAAAGAAGAGAGTGCAGAGATCAGGGAATTATCTTTTGAAGAATTTGAGAAAGCCACCGGGGCTGATCCCGGGCATTTTCATTTAGTAGATGTACGGGAAGATTATGAGTATGAAGCAGATAACTTTGGTGGCGTCAATATACCGCTCTCAGAAATCCCCGAAATGATCCCTTCATTTTCGTCCACGCAAAAGGTTGTATTTTATTGTCAAAGCGGCAAACGCAGCAGGCAGGCAGCAAAGCTGCTTGCAAAGAGTGGTTTTTCAGGCGAAGCCTATTGGGCACATAGCTGGTAA
- a CDS encoding acyltransferase family protein — MAESKANFRYDINALRAIAVIGVVLFHFNIPFFKGGFSGVDIFFVISGYLMTRIIIAGLAKDKFSISDFYNRRIQRIVPGLMAMIALVVAITFLLFLPPDFEEVAKNANASMLFYSNILYHFDDYFGPASENNIFLHTWSLSVEWQFYLILPILLIFLNKFLKNDRRKFLILFISATLLFFLGSLVVTKFYPKISFYFLPTRCWEMLIGGVAFLAEGTIKPFGKKYFYAGYAILGLGMILLKETMLWPGLYTLVPVLATFFIILANQNSWFVLRLPVVQFFGRISYSLYLWHWPVFVIGSYLGLTSFIGNRLALMLLSVLLGYLSYRYIESFRFNKKLTPIYISIAIAGLSAWLWIGTGNQIIFKNETVAIANYIKVHREERHKESQSTGCFLSPSNKTYNEIECLKIDKTRPNVLLIGDSHSAHFSTPLREALAKQGINMNQASATGCMPILRKNGKSACSVLIDHVYSNYIRQNSKYIKGVIISANWINARQDSDLVKDIENTIAYLEKLNIKVILLGQNETYTIPFPSIAARTFEYGYRNFEERFLEKHSFRVNKMLLEKLPRYYVDIYNLRSVPKLSKDNVPYMADKTHYTISGSIMVTNLIVNDPKFKKFLEPEIKSLVATN, encoded by the coding sequence ATGGCAGAAAGTAAAGCTAATTTTCGTTACGACATCAACGCACTCCGGGCAATAGCAGTTATAGGAGTTGTATTATTCCATTTTAATATACCATTCTTTAAGGGCGGATTTTCTGGTGTTGATATATTCTTTGTGATTTCTGGTTATCTAATGACCAGAATAATTATAGCGGGATTAGCAAAAGATAAATTTTCTATTTCTGATTTTTACAATCGCCGGATTCAACGAATTGTTCCAGGATTAATGGCGATGATTGCTCTGGTTGTCGCCATTACGTTTTTGTTATTTTTGCCTCCTGATTTTGAGGAAGTCGCGAAGAATGCAAACGCAAGTATGCTCTTCTATTCAAATATCTTATACCACTTTGATGATTATTTTGGCCCGGCATCTGAAAATAATATATTCTTACATACGTGGTCTTTGTCAGTCGAATGGCAATTCTATTTGATCCTGCCAATTCTTCTGATTTTCCTGAATAAGTTTTTAAAGAATGACAGACGTAAATTTTTAATCCTTTTTATCTCAGCAACCCTCCTGTTTTTCTTAGGATCATTGGTAGTTACAAAGTTTTATCCTAAGATATCCTTTTATTTTTTGCCAACGAGATGTTGGGAAATGCTAATCGGCGGAGTCGCCTTTCTGGCAGAGGGAACTATTAAACCATTCGGTAAAAAGTATTTTTATGCAGGTTATGCGATTCTCGGTCTTGGGATGATATTATTAAAGGAAACAATGCTGTGGCCCGGTTTGTATACACTGGTGCCTGTTTTAGCGACATTCTTCATCATTCTTGCTAATCAAAATAGCTGGTTTGTGTTAAGGCTGCCTGTTGTGCAGTTCTTCGGACGTATATCCTATTCGTTGTATCTCTGGCACTGGCCGGTTTTTGTGATCGGCTCATACCTGGGACTGACCTCATTTATAGGTAACCGGCTGGCTCTGATGCTACTTTCTGTGTTGCTGGGATATCTGTCGTATAGGTATATTGAGTCATTCCGGTTCAATAAAAAGCTTACTCCAATATACATATCTATTGCAATTGCGGGGTTATCTGCGTGGCTTTGGATTGGTACAGGAAACCAGATCATTTTCAAAAATGAAACGGTTGCAATCGCGAATTATATAAAGGTTCATAGAGAAGAACGTCATAAAGAATCGCAGTCGACCGGCTGCTTTCTATCGCCAAGCAATAAAACATATAACGAAATAGAGTGTTTGAAGATAGATAAGACCAGACCAAACGTTTTGCTTATTGGAGATAGCCATTCAGCACATTTTTCTACACCGCTAAGGGAAGCATTGGCGAAGCAAGGTATTAATATGAATCAGGCGTCAGCAACGGGTTGCATGCCTATTTTACGAAAAAACGGAAAAAGCGCTTGTAGTGTGTTAATTGACCATGTCTATTCAAATTACATTCGTCAAAATTCTAAATATATTAAAGGAGTAATTATCAGTGCGAATTGGATAAATGCAAGGCAGGACAGCGATCTAGTCAAAGATATTGAAAATACTATCGCCTATCTGGAAAAACTGAATATTAAAGTAATTCTGCTTGGCCAGAACGAAACGTATACTATTCCATTTCCCTCGATCGCTGCCCGAACATTCGAATATGGATATCGTAACTTTGAGGAAAGATTTTTAGAAAAACATTCTTTTCGCGTCAACAAAATGCTGTTGGAAAAGCTTCCACGTTATTATGTAGATATATACAATTTGAGGTCTGTACCTAAGCTGTCAAAAGATAATGTACCGTATATGGCAGATAAGACGCATTATACTATCTCAGGATCCATCATGGTCACAAATCTGATTGTGAACGATCCGAAATTCAAAAAGTTTTTAGAACCAGAAATTAAGTCTCTTGTTGCAACAAATTAA
- a CDS encoding GNAT family N-acetyltransferase: MDLIIRSAAPKDLPVLLEIINHAILNTTAIYDYEPRTLEEQKAWFEKMFNDGMPVIVAEMEGKVIGYGSYNIFRPKIGYKFSVEHSIYLDDKSRGMGVGGKLLGSLIQRAKESGVHTMIGVIDAANRGSIEFHKKYGFVEKGYLKEIAFKFDQWLDVVFMQLLIEED, encoded by the coding sequence ATGGATCTTATTATCAGAAGCGCTGCCCCGAAGGATTTACCTGTTTTGCTGGAAATCATCAATCACGCGATTTTAAATACAACAGCCATTTACGACTACGAACCGAGAACATTGGAAGAGCAAAAGGCATGGTTTGAGAAAATGTTCAATGACGGGATGCCCGTTATTGTGGCTGAAATGGAAGGTAAGGTGATCGGCTACGGTTCCTACAATATCTTCCGGCCGAAAATCGGTTATAAATTCAGTGTGGAGCATTCCATTTATCTGGACGATAAGTCGCGTGGGATGGGAGTAGGGGGGAAATTGTTGGGAAGTTTGATCCAGCGCGCCAAAGAGTCCGGCGTTCATACGATGATCGGCGTAATCGACGCAGCCAACCGCGGCAGCATAGAATTCCACAAAAAGTATGGCTTCGTAGAAAAAGGGTACCTCAAAGAAATAGCCTTCAAGTTCGATCAGTGGCTCGACGTTGTCTTTATGCAATTGTTGATCGAGGAGGACTAA
- a CDS encoding RraA family protein, translating into MKFKLFSLTAFAFFGLAEVTEAQTIPKDELIFLTSEWKGERFPDGRPKVPDDLVRRVKNITIEEAWVVLQNEGYNCQFDGNWKLLKDDIVVAGRALTAQFMPSRPDVEKLIKDRGNKNGRAGNTNSWPIEQLSKGDVYVADGFGKIASGTLIGDNLGTSIFAKSGNGVVFDASVRDLEGLSKIEGFNAFVRDFDPSFLKDVFLTGMNVPIRIGRAIVLPGDLVLAKKEGVIFIPAHLAEKVVLTAEFLTLRDKFAIQMLKEGKYSPGQIDNQWTDELKESFLKWLDKNPNEIPMKRSELDEYMKKRTW; encoded by the coding sequence ATGAAATTCAAATTATTCAGTTTAACTGCATTTGCTTTTTTCGGTCTTGCCGAAGTGACCGAAGCCCAAACGATCCCCAAAGACGAACTCATTTTTTTAACCTCTGAATGGAAAGGCGAAAGGTTTCCGGATGGTCGCCCGAAAGTGCCGGATGATCTGGTCCGCCGGGTGAAAAATATCACCATTGAAGAAGCCTGGGTGGTACTGCAAAATGAAGGTTACAATTGCCAGTTCGATGGTAACTGGAAATTGCTGAAAGACGATATCGTAGTAGCCGGCCGCGCACTTACGGCACAGTTTATGCCTTCCCGCCCGGACGTTGAAAAATTGATCAAAGACCGTGGTAATAAAAACGGGAGAGCAGGGAATACCAACTCCTGGCCGATCGAGCAACTCAGCAAAGGCGATGTGTACGTGGCCGACGGCTTTGGAAAAATAGCAAGCGGCACACTGATCGGCGACAATCTCGGTACTTCTATTTTTGCGAAATCAGGTAACGGAGTTGTTTTTGATGCTTCCGTCAGGGATCTGGAAGGCTTATCGAAAATTGAAGGTTTCAACGCGTTCGTGCGCGACTTCGACCCTTCCTTTTTAAAAGACGTTTTCCTGACCGGCATGAACGTTCCAATCCGCATTGGCCGCGCGATCGTTCTCCCCGGCGACCTCGTACTTGCAAAAAAAGAGGGTGTAATTTTCATCCCTGCCCACCTCGCCGAAAAAGTGGTATTGACAGCTGAATTTCTCACACTGCGCGACAAATTCGCAATTCAGATGCTGAAAGAAGGAAAGTATAGCCCGGGGCAGATCGATAACCAGTGGACGGATGAACTAAAAGAAAGCTTCCTGAAATGGCTCGACAAAAATCCGAACGAAATCCCGATGAAGCGTTCGGAGCTGGATGAATATATGAAAAAGCGAACCTGGTAA
- a CDS encoding SusD/RagB family nutrient-binding outer membrane lipoprotein, which produces MKSLFQKFIYAAPLALMVSSCDNGFEEMNVDPNKYDKVVPEYLFTRAQLDGVATNFNGAAYLTIGQSMQHFSTYKEVPAAGDKYFNFSYSQASWNAYAGTAQGTGAVISINQVIDAVQDDPLAVNKLSAARIWRAYIFHRLTDLYGDIPYFESGKALSEKNYGPTYDTQQAIYADMLKELEESIAAFDASKANFANADLMYSGNIEQWKKFAYSLMLRLGMRLTEVDNASAKTWVEKAIAGGVILEDSDRAIITYVDGSQTLSRNFIANGLMNTDYISPGGDNVEGGKFAKTLIDHLKTTKDPRLNVISIVWRPEGSTFVADTSTILQKGMPNAAFNSRPADFNDYSEPNPATVLRYAAPLIVFGNAETNLLLAEAAVRGWYKGSTATAAYNNAVRAGLRQWSLFGAAGTISDAKINAYLAANPYKSTGTVEQQIEQISTQKWVALFLEDEYEIFSNWRRTGFPKLTPTNYPGNLTGGKIPTRFVIPDSEEQYNRANFMAARDRQGGTNTLSSLVWWDK; this is translated from the coding sequence ATGAAAAGCCTATTTCAAAAATTCATATATGCGGCCCCACTGGCCCTGATGGTTTCCTCCTGTGACAATGGTTTTGAGGAAATGAACGTCGACCCTAATAAATACGACAAGGTTGTTCCCGAATATCTGTTTACCAGGGCGCAGCTGGACGGTGTCGCCACTAACTTTAACGGCGCGGCTTACCTGACGATCGGACAATCGATGCAGCATTTCTCAACATATAAAGAGGTGCCTGCTGCGGGGGATAAATACTTTAATTTCAGCTATTCGCAAGCCAGCTGGAATGCGTACGCCGGTACCGCCCAGGGTACCGGAGCGGTGATCTCGATCAACCAGGTTATTGACGCGGTGCAGGATGATCCTTTGGCTGTGAACAAGCTTTCGGCCGCACGGATCTGGAGAGCCTACATTTTCCACCGGCTTACTGACCTTTATGGGGATATTCCGTATTTCGAATCCGGTAAAGCTTTGTCTGAAAAAAACTACGGCCCGACCTACGACACCCAGCAGGCGATTTACGCGGATATGCTGAAAGAGCTTGAAGAATCCATCGCTGCTTTCGATGCTTCCAAAGCCAATTTCGCAAATGCAGACCTGATGTACAGCGGCAATATTGAGCAATGGAAAAAGTTCGCCTACTCGCTGATGCTCCGCCTAGGAATGCGTTTGACCGAAGTCGACAATGCATCCGCTAAAACATGGGTTGAGAAAGCGATCGCTGGCGGGGTGATCCTGGAAGATTCAGATCGTGCGATTATTACCTATGTAGATGGTTCGCAGACCCTTAGCCGCAATTTTATTGCAAACGGTTTAATGAACACAGACTATATTTCCCCTGGTGGTGACAATGTGGAAGGTGGAAAATTTGCAAAAACGCTGATCGACCATTTGAAAACAACCAAAGACCCGCGCCTTAATGTGATATCCATTGTATGGAGACCAGAAGGATCAACTTTCGTAGCAGACACTTCGACCATATTGCAAAAGGGTATGCCCAATGCAGCATTTAATAGTCGCCCTGCGGATTTCAACGATTATTCGGAGCCAAATCCCGCCACAGTTCTCAGATATGCGGCGCCGCTGATCGTATTTGGAAATGCGGAAACAAACCTTTTGCTGGCAGAAGCCGCAGTTCGTGGCTGGTATAAAGGCAGCACGGCAACGGCGGCGTATAACAATGCTGTAAGAGCAGGCCTGCGTCAATGGTCACTTTTTGGTGCGGCAGGCACCATTTCAGATGCAAAAATCAATGCCTACCTGGCGGCGAATCCCTACAAATCAACTGGTACCGTGGAGCAGCAGATAGAGCAGATCTCGACACAAAAGTGGGTCGCATTGTTTCTGGAAGACGAATATGAAATATTTTCCAACTGGCGCCGCACGGGCTTTCCTAAACTCACCCCAACCAATTACCCGGGTAACCTGACAGGTGGAAAGATCCCTACAAGATTTGTAATCCCTGATTCGGAAGAACAATATAACAGGGCCAACTTCATGGCAGCCCGCGACCGCCAGGGCGGGACCAATACGCTTTCAAGCCTGGTTTGGTGGGACAAGTAA